Genomic window (Dictyoglomus thermophilum H-6-12):
TTATATACAGAGAAAGAAGTGGAGATGGCCATGAAACTTTTTGAACCAGTACCCTATGATGAGGTTGTAGATCTCTCAGATATAAAGATAAGATTTAGAGATTCTGCTCATATATTAGGGGCTTCCTCTTTAGAACTTTGGAGTGATGGGACAAAGATTGTTTTTTCTGGAGATATAGGCCCACAAAATAATGTGATGGAGGGCCAACCATCTATTATTGAAGGAGCAGATTATGTAATTATAGAGTCCACCTATGGAGATAGATTGCATAAAAGCTTGGAAGAAACAAGATCAGAGTTTGAAAGTGTAGTACTTGACGCAATTAAGTCTCAAGGCAAGATTCTTATACCGTCCTTTGTGGTAGATAGGGCTCAAAGGGTTATGTATGAGCTTATGCTCCTTACCTATAAGTATCCTTTTCTCTCTAAGGTACCTATATTTTTTGATAGCCCTATGGGGAAAAAGGTGACAGAGGTTTATGAAAAACATAGTAATCTTTTATCGGGAGAAATCCAGAAATACTTTCTTGAAGGTATAAATCCCTTTGAATTGAAGAATTTAAGGTACTTGGTAACTCCTGATGAGTCGAAAAGTATAAATGAACTTGACACGGGAATTATTATCGCAGGATCTGGAATGTGTACGGGAGGAAGAATTTTACACCATTTAAAACACAACTTATGGAAAGAAAATACCCATGTCATATTTGTGGGATATCAAGCAGAGGGGACTTTAGGAAGAAGAATTGTAGATGGAGAAAAGACAGTACATATAATGGGAGAGGAAATTACTGTAAGGGCTAAGATTCATACTATAAACGGTTTTTCTGCTCATGCTGATCAGAGTGATCTTGTAAAATGGACAGAGTACTTTAAGAATGATCCAATATTCGTAATAGTTCATGGAGAACCAAAAGCTTCTCAAGCCTTAAGTCAGATTTTGCAGTTAAAGGGCAAGAGAACTATTATTCCATCTTATGCTCAAAGTTTAGATCTTGAGAAGAAAGAGATTGTAGCTCCTAAGGTTGCGCCTTCCTTTGATATAGAATCTTTACTTGAGGAACTTAGCTCTTATGCAGTAAAGCTGAAATCCTCCACTGTTCCCCAAGATTTAGAAACTTATTCTTTATTAAAATCTGCTCTTCATCTTTTAAAAGAAGTAAGTGATAGGGGTAAAAGTTTATGAAAAAGATTAATAGGGTAATAATATTTTTGAGCCTCATTATACTTTTGCTCTCCTCAGTAAGATCTAACGTTAGAGGAGATTATGCATTGATGATTATAAGAGAACTTTCCAGTGCAGAATACAAGGGAAGGCAAGCAGGAACCTTTGAAAATCTTGAGGCATTAAAATTTATTGAAGGAGAATTAAAAAATTTAGGTTTAAAAGATATATTCTATCAAGAGTTTCCTGTAGAGGTTTTTTATTATGATGGGGCTCCTGAATTTCTCTTAAAGACTGAAGGAAGGGTTTTGAAAAGATATGAGTATAGAAAAGATTTTAGAGATAGGTTTTCGGGAAATTACAAGGTAGAGGCAGTAATAAAAAACAATGTAAGGGAGATTAAGGGTGCTTTTTATCTTGTAAAAGATAGATATGCAGATAGAAATATGCTTTTAGCGCATATATATGGGGCAAAAGGAGTAATTTTAGGGCTTCCTGAGGATAGAACTGAATTGATATTACAAAGATCAATGTTCTTTTTAAAAGAAGATATGCCTGTAGTGTATGTAACTTCTGAGGTTTTTAATGAGATCTCAAATTATATGCGTTCTGAGAATAAATTAAGGGCTTATTATAGAATTGGATATGTAAAAGAGATGGCAAAAGCTTTTAATTTATATTTCTTTATTCCTTCTTCGAGAAAAACAAAGAAAACTGTAGTGCTTACTGCTCATATTGATCATGTTGGAGATGATTATGATGGTAGCTATTTTCCTGGGGCAAATGATAATGCTTCAGGGGTTGGTGTAGTTTTAGAAATTGCAAAGGAGATCTTTGAAAAGGGTAATAATTATCCTTATAATTTTTTATTTTTAATCACCAATGGTGAGGAGAAGGGACTTCTTGGTTCTGAATATTTTGTAGACTATCCTCCAATCCCTCTTGAAGATATAGTTTTAGAGGTGAATTTTGACTGTTTGGGAAGGGGAGAAAATCTGGTAATAAGTTATAATGATTATGCAAGTAAGTTGGTAAGTAAGATTAAATCAATTAATTTGAATAATAATGTGTATTTTGCGAAGGATTATTATCTTAATGAGTCAGATCAATATCCTTTTCATGTTCACGAAAAACCCTTTTTATTTTTCATAAGGGTAGAAAAAGATGAAAAAATTTCAGATCTGCACCAGAAGACTGATACTGTTGATAAGATTTCAAAGGATGTTGTTTCTTCCACTATAGATACGTTTTTTAAAATTTTAAGAAGTTTATCCTATGATTCTTTAAATTAGTTTTAAATTTTTTAACTTAAAATTATAATAGGATAATATTGCGATTAGGAGCTATGAAAAGAAATTTGGGAGATATAATATTCAAAATATTG
Coding sequences:
- a CDS encoding MBL fold metallo-hydrolase RNA specificity domain-containing protein; translated protein: MKITFYGAAGEVTGSCYLLENNFKYLVDCGIFQGKSERENESPFLFDPKEIKAVILTHAHLDHSGRIPKLVKEGFKGKIYATYPTIELCEILWLDTVKLMKEEVERINRKNLRSGKPLVEPLYTEKEVEMAMKLFEPVPYDEVVDLSDIKIRFRDSAHILGASSLELWSDGTKIVFSGDIGPQNNVMEGQPSIIEGADYVIIESTYGDRLHKSLEETRSEFESVVLDAIKSQGKILIPSFVVDRAQRVMYELMLLTYKYPFLSKVPIFFDSPMGKKVTEVYEKHSNLLSGEIQKYFLEGINPFELKNLRYLVTPDESKSINELDTGIIIAGSGMCTGGRILHHLKHNLWKENTHVIFVGYQAEGTLGRRIVDGEKTVHIMGEEITVRAKIHTINGFSAHADQSDLVKWTEYFKNDPIFVIVHGEPKASQALSQILQLKGKRTIIPSYAQSLDLEKKEIVAPKVAPSFDIESLLEELSSYAVKLKSSTVPQDLETYSLLKSALHLLKEVSDRGKSL
- a CDS encoding M28 family metallopeptidase, translated to MKKINRVIIFLSLIILLLSSVRSNVRGDYALMIIRELSSAEYKGRQAGTFENLEALKFIEGELKNLGLKDIFYQEFPVEVFYYDGAPEFLLKTEGRVLKRYEYRKDFRDRFSGNYKVEAVIKNNVREIKGAFYLVKDRYADRNMLLAHIYGAKGVILGLPEDRTELILQRSMFFLKEDMPVVYVTSEVFNEISNYMRSENKLRAYYRIGYVKEMAKAFNLYFFIPSSRKTKKTVVLTAHIDHVGDDYDGSYFPGANDNASGVGVVLEIAKEIFEKGNNYPYNFLFLITNGEEKGLLGSEYFVDYPPIPLEDIVLEVNFDCLGRGENLVISYNDYASKLVSKIKSINLNNNVYFAKDYYLNESDQYPFHVHEKPFLFFIRVEKDEKISDLHQKTDTVDKISKDVVSSTIDTFFKILRSLSYDSLN